The following coding sequences lie in one Myxococcus xanthus genomic window:
- a CDS encoding serine/threonine-protein kinase: MSRGLRCVWNQSYRRQGFPLSSGAGGPPLMRQFPHETRHRPEDATRRHAEGEVVGGRYRILGFLGRGGAGTVWRAQDLLAGPVAVKRLHQTLEDLARLPRLPEGEYTPSSIARHELALSLAHEFQTLASLRHPNVISVLDYGFDAEHRPYLAMDLLEDARHLVQAGTGQPLRVQVGLLMQTLMALAYLHRRGIIHRDLKPANVLVAHGQVKVLDFGLAVGREHVHHAQPGGTPGYLAPELFEDQPPSEVTDLFSVGAMASQMMFGRLPHAGQVPAPPDFPPALKAVLERLVSPDPKLRPRSADEVIAELCAATGEPVPPESAATRESFLQAARYVGRVEEQARLSTVLESAMVGRGGAWLVGGESGVGKSRLLEELRALALVKGAVVLRGQGVAAGGSPYQEWRPVLRWLAILTTLSEREASILKPLVPDIEALLGHPVADPAEVGADMVQARLLQVVEDVFARLTQPVVVVLEDLHWAGDESLLLLSRLATRALTLRLLLIGSFRDDEAPSLPSALPGLSLLRLPRLDAREVSILSESMVGAPGARPHLVDLLLRETEGNPFFLVEVVRALAEEAGGLDRLGDMALPERVFAGGVRRLVQRRLEKVPVPSRELLQVAAIVGRQVDVPLLQQAAPDVDVEHWLTDCAAAAVLDVADGRWRFAHDKLREGVLDDLPVDARPALHRRAALAMEAAHGQRAEWTAALTYHWGMAGDALREARYALRAGEDALRVGACREALPFLTRALIRVTEVGGDAMTLGHLEALLAETRFQLGELQSFREHAERALRHFGWPVPSSRMGWALGTLGQGLLRLAQSSRPEDYDEETEEQRRVRRVAGRLLMRLLDAFIYAHQALPVLWSGLRALNLCEPAGASPELARGYTSMAVVAGTLPIRSVAETWSRRALEVAERVGNPADLAFVLCRNAVYGAYVARWAEAEAWLERAMGIVDSVGDVRLAEECRALLTVVSCYQGKFARGLPLMEWLEHSARRRGALQTEHWALHYQAHIHLRLGDYAKARAALTQTLAWTEAQGGQTDRIIVEGTLALLRLREGDAEGARAAADQALARMSSGKPVAHFVYFGVMTVAEVLLTLLERGTDASLVASAKAARREAEVFAKVFPFGEAAARLWRGQEAWLDNDATRAFEAWRRCVAVASRKGQSFEEAHARVALARHLPLEDPARWVHQQRAVELFTRLGMRDEQARAEALARS, encoded by the coding sequence GTGAGCCGGGGATTACGGTGCGTCTGGAATCAGTCCTACCGCCGCCAGGGGTTCCCGTTATCATCGGGGGCGGGCGGCCCCCCTCTGATGCGGCAATTTCCTCATGAAACCCGGCACCGGCCGGAGGATGCGACGCGTCGCCACGCGGAAGGCGAGGTCGTGGGCGGGCGCTACCGCATCCTCGGCTTCCTGGGCCGGGGCGGTGCGGGCACGGTGTGGCGCGCGCAGGATCTGCTGGCGGGCCCCGTCGCGGTGAAGCGGCTGCACCAGACGCTGGAGGACCTGGCGCGGCTGCCTCGGCTGCCCGAGGGCGAGTACACGCCGTCTTCCATCGCCCGGCATGAGCTGGCGCTGTCGCTGGCGCACGAGTTCCAGACGCTCGCCTCGCTGCGCCATCCGAATGTCATCAGCGTACTGGACTACGGCTTCGACGCCGAGCACCGGCCCTATCTGGCCATGGACCTGCTGGAGGACGCTCGGCACCTGGTGCAGGCGGGCACGGGGCAGCCACTGCGTGTGCAGGTGGGGCTGCTGATGCAGACGCTGATGGCGCTGGCGTACCTGCACCGGCGCGGCATCATCCACCGCGACCTCAAGCCCGCCAACGTGCTGGTGGCCCACGGGCAGGTAAAGGTGCTGGACTTCGGCCTGGCGGTGGGGCGCGAGCACGTCCACCACGCGCAGCCGGGCGGCACGCCGGGCTACCTCGCGCCAGAGCTGTTCGAGGACCAGCCGCCCTCGGAGGTGACGGACCTCTTCAGTGTGGGCGCCATGGCCAGCCAGATGATGTTCGGCCGGCTGCCACATGCCGGACAGGTACCCGCGCCGCCGGACTTCCCACCCGCGCTGAAGGCCGTGCTGGAGCGGCTGGTGTCGCCGGACCCGAAGCTGCGGCCCCGCAGCGCGGACGAGGTGATTGCCGAGCTCTGCGCCGCCACCGGTGAGCCGGTACCGCCCGAGTCCGCCGCCACACGCGAGAGCTTCCTCCAGGCCGCGCGCTACGTGGGCCGGGTGGAGGAGCAGGCGCGGCTGTCCACCGTGCTCGAGTCAGCGATGGTGGGCCGCGGCGGCGCGTGGCTGGTGGGTGGGGAGAGCGGCGTGGGCAAGTCGCGGCTCCTGGAGGAGCTGCGCGCGCTGGCGCTGGTGAAGGGCGCGGTGGTGCTGCGAGGTCAGGGCGTGGCGGCGGGTGGCAGCCCGTACCAGGAATGGCGTCCGGTGCTGCGCTGGCTGGCCATCCTCACCACGCTGAGTGAGCGCGAGGCCAGCATCCTCAAGCCGCTGGTGCCGGACATCGAGGCGCTGTTGGGGCACCCCGTCGCGGACCCCGCCGAAGTGGGCGCGGACATGGTGCAGGCGCGGCTGCTCCAGGTGGTGGAGGACGTGTTCGCGCGGCTGACCCAGCCCGTGGTGGTGGTGCTGGAGGACCTGCACTGGGCGGGCGATGAGTCGCTGCTTCTGCTCTCACGGCTCGCCACGCGGGCGTTGACGCTGCGCCTGTTGCTCATCGGCAGCTTCCGGGACGATGAGGCGCCTTCGCTTCCCTCGGCGCTGCCAGGCCTGTCACTGCTGCGGCTGCCTCGGCTGGACGCTCGGGAGGTCTCCATCCTCAGTGAGTCCATGGTGGGGGCACCCGGAGCCCGGCCCCACCTGGTGGACTTGCTGCTGCGCGAGACGGAGGGCAATCCCTTCTTCCTCGTGGAGGTGGTGCGGGCGCTGGCGGAGGAGGCGGGAGGGCTGGACCGGCTTGGCGACATGGCACTGCCGGAGCGCGTCTTCGCTGGCGGCGTGCGCAGGCTGGTGCAGCGGCGGCTGGAGAAGGTGCCGGTTCCATCGCGGGAGTTGCTGCAGGTGGCCGCCATCGTCGGGCGGCAGGTGGACGTGCCGCTGCTCCAGCAGGCCGCGCCGGATGTGGACGTGGAGCACTGGCTGACGGACTGCGCGGCGGCGGCGGTGCTGGACGTGGCGGATGGGCGCTGGCGCTTCGCGCACGACAAGCTGCGCGAAGGGGTGCTGGATGATTTGCCCGTGGACGCGCGGCCCGCGCTGCACCGGCGCGCCGCGCTGGCGATGGAGGCGGCGCATGGGCAGCGGGCGGAGTGGACGGCGGCGCTCACCTACCACTGGGGCATGGCCGGGGACGCGCTGCGTGAGGCTCGCTATGCGCTGCGCGCGGGCGAGGATGCCCTTCGCGTGGGCGCCTGCCGCGAAGCACTGCCTTTCCTCACCCGGGCGCTGATACGGGTGACCGAAGTGGGTGGCGACGCCATGACGTTGGGGCACCTGGAGGCACTCCTGGCGGAGACGCGCTTCCAGTTGGGGGAGCTCCAGTCCTTCCGTGAGCATGCGGAGCGTGCGCTGCGGCACTTCGGTTGGCCCGTGCCGTCCAGCCGCATGGGCTGGGCGCTGGGGACGTTGGGGCAGGGCCTGCTGCGGCTGGCTCAGAGCTCCCGGCCGGAGGACTACGACGAGGAGACGGAGGAGCAGCGGCGGGTGCGGCGCGTGGCGGGGCGGCTGTTGATGCGGCTGCTCGATGCGTTCATCTATGCGCACCAGGCGCTGCCCGTTCTCTGGTCCGGCCTGCGTGCGTTGAACCTGTGCGAGCCGGCGGGCGCGTCGCCGGAGCTGGCGCGGGGCTACACGAGCATGGCGGTGGTGGCGGGCACGCTGCCCATCCGGTCGGTGGCGGAGACGTGGTCCCGCCGCGCGTTGGAGGTGGCCGAGCGCGTGGGCAACCCCGCGGACCTGGCCTTCGTGCTGTGTCGCAACGCCGTGTATGGCGCGTACGTGGCGCGGTGGGCGGAGGCCGAGGCGTGGCTGGAGCGGGCCATGGGTATCGTCGACTCGGTGGGCGACGTGCGGTTGGCGGAGGAGTGCCGCGCGCTGCTGACGGTGGTGTCGTGCTACCAGGGGAAGTTCGCGCGGGGGCTGCCGCTGATGGAGTGGCTGGAGCACTCGGCGCGGCGGCGCGGAGCGCTCCAGACGGAGCACTGGGCGCTGCACTACCAGGCGCACATCCATTTACGGTTGGGCGACTACGCGAAGGCCCGCGCCGCGCTGACCCAGACGCTGGCGTGGACGGAAGCCCAGGGTGGGCAGACGGACCGCATCATCGTGGAGGGGACGCTGGCGCTGTTGCGGCTGCGTGAAGGGGACGCGGAAGGGGCCCGGGCCGCGGCGGACCAGGCGCTGGCGAGAATGTCGTCCGGCAAGCCCGTGGCGCACTTCGTCTACTTCGGTGTGATGACGGTGGCGGAGGTGCTCCTGACGCTGTTGGAGCGGGGCACGGATGCCTCGCTGGTGGCGAGCGCCAAGGCCGCGCGCCGGGAGGCGGAGGTCTTCGCCAAGGTGTTCCCCTTCGGTGAGGCCGCGGCGCGCTTGTGGCGTGGGCAGGAGGCCTGGCTGGATAACGACGCCACGCGGGCCTTCGAGGCGTGGCGCCGGTGTGTCGCTGTCGCATCGAGGAAGGGGCAGTCCTTCGAGGAGGCCCACGCGCGGGTGGCGCTGGCCAGGCACCTGCCATTGGAGGACCCGGCACGGTGGGTCCATCAGCAGCGCGCGGTGGAGTTGTTCACCCGGCTGGGCATGCGGGATGAGCAGGCCCGCGCGGAGGCGCTCGCGCGTTCATGA
- a CDS encoding methyltransferase domain-containing protein yields MNGVRVRDVALLACPACGGALVFHGLETDGCIRDGWLRCGGCGEAWSVARGMARLYREDAVRGTDRLMRVIYDGLPVLHDPLTTLLTPLLQSVSEARMRAGYMRRVELGSLTPHEDGRPVRVLEVGVGSGANLPLLRDGLPPGLDVEVWGVDLSEGMLKHCKRRLRSGDCAGVRLMMADAHALPFPDASFDRVFHVGGIGGYRAPERALAEMARVAKPGTPLVVVDEQMDPAFRPSLFQRAAFRAMTFYSWDPHSPRELLPPGAFDVTEEQVAPFYYCLSFRMPEVDSASADARHG; encoded by the coding sequence ATGAACGGTGTGCGCGTCCGGGACGTGGCGTTGCTGGCGTGTCCCGCATGTGGTGGGGCGCTGGTGTTCCACGGGCTCGAGACGGATGGATGCATCCGCGACGGGTGGCTGCGCTGCGGTGGCTGCGGGGAGGCATGGAGCGTAGCGCGCGGCATGGCGCGGCTGTATCGCGAGGACGCGGTGCGCGGTACGGACCGGCTGATGCGCGTCATCTACGACGGGCTGCCGGTGTTGCATGACCCGCTGACGACGCTGCTGACACCGCTGCTTCAATCTGTCTCGGAAGCGCGGATGCGCGCGGGGTACATGCGCCGTGTGGAGCTCGGCTCGCTGACGCCGCACGAGGACGGGCGCCCGGTGCGGGTGCTGGAGGTGGGCGTGGGCTCGGGGGCGAACCTGCCGCTCCTGCGTGACGGCTTGCCGCCGGGGCTCGACGTGGAGGTGTGGGGCGTGGACCTGAGCGAGGGCATGCTCAAGCACTGCAAGCGGCGGTTGCGGTCCGGAGACTGTGCGGGCGTGCGACTGATGATGGCGGATGCGCACGCGCTGCCGTTCCCGGATGCGTCGTTCGACCGGGTGTTTCACGTGGGAGGCATTGGCGGCTACCGGGCACCCGAGCGGGCCCTGGCGGAGATGGCGCGCGTGGCGAAGCCGGGCACGCCGCTGGTGGTCGTGGACGAGCAGATGGACCCGGCCTTCCGGCCCTCGCTGTTCCAGCGCGCCGCGTTCCGCGCGATGACGTTCTACTCGTGGGATCCACACAGCCCCCGGGAGCTGCTGCCTCCGGGAGCGTTCGACGTCACCGAGGAGCAGGTGGCGCCGTTTTATTACTGTCTGTCGTTCCGGATGCCGGAGGTAGATTCCGCGTCGGCGGATGCCCGGCACGGCTGA
- a CDS encoding DEAD/DEAH box helicase, with protein MPSPESLTSNPRGTLQRWSIDAGQLRISLQDLPTELAFRVGLREAEWRERGWLDGHQLRFSQSEWAALGRPVDGGLDEEERESLHEEWAVLQHLLMDLVGLEQQDIGCEVVGVPGGAGARYRVRIAGELLPDAPNPIPWFVDSSERGEPILLGPAAAWACVEARLATHAPRKEQLARVIRIRGVLEDVSRRLAVRVQYTARGYLSRYQPQPVARVGLRWEQDPEATEVVSLHPYAIHPDGRQTALPLGSLQAGGIAGDDARRPLVLPEGAERILENVRPLQHRLAADVQREMEDPTVIIPEGVNADAILDLSLYSERVLGFEVQRGREPAVGVEGSGLEWIDPGDRERGFSFTLRVASPDGRDAVPLRLDSRETAAELYAANEAALARGSTEPLTVAGARIAPGEDLRRQLTTALRLSEPEPGTAAPSGGDSASSSKPKKSIEAVRVRELAASATGSAQSGIDDPVPWELLRSVMVTGVELKLHQRQGIEWLWRRAREATPGVLLADDMGLGKTLQVACFLTLRRMTLHEQLPPGTRLKPQLVVCPTILLENWRQELERFFVESTWEPFILHGAGLEAVKRDGELNGAFLSRQDLVLTNYETLGAYQRSLLKVDFDVVVFDEAHNLKNPDTLRSRAARALKRSFAVGLTGTPVENELLDVWAIYDALQCRQPRVFGTRAAFREEHQGEEAIETLRQRLDYPSPGCTLLRREKAEALKDLPPKRPQCRKVEMTEEQESQERLIARQMSSRGSFWALSALQKLYQHPALLTDARGLSSVTALRESPKTRLCLELLEEIESQGGGAGSEKALVFVLSRAMQDLLAQLIAERFRLGRVDIVNGEPDSRKAALQNIDAFSRAKGFQVLILSPLAAGAGLNIVAANHVIHYGRWWNPAKEDQATDRAHRIGQVRPVHVYYPLLHRQGRPDMGFDLRLHELVERKRAIARDFLSPTNDDTQQYSGVFQRAHEEGEG; from the coding sequence ATGCCGTCTCCCGAGTCACTGACGTCCAATCCGCGTGGGACGCTTCAGCGCTGGTCCATCGACGCGGGCCAGTTACGTATCTCCCTGCAGGACCTGCCTACAGAACTCGCCTTCCGCGTCGGTCTGCGTGAGGCCGAGTGGAGGGAGCGCGGGTGGCTCGATGGGCACCAGCTCCGCTTTTCCCAGAGCGAATGGGCTGCATTGGGCCGGCCCGTGGATGGAGGGCTGGATGAAGAGGAGCGTGAGTCGCTTCATGAAGAATGGGCGGTCCTCCAGCACCTCCTGATGGACCTGGTCGGGCTCGAACAGCAGGACATCGGCTGTGAGGTCGTGGGCGTCCCTGGCGGGGCGGGTGCCCGGTATCGGGTCCGGATCGCGGGCGAGCTGCTCCCCGATGCGCCCAATCCCATCCCCTGGTTCGTTGATTCGTCCGAGCGCGGTGAGCCCATCCTGCTGGGGCCGGCTGCCGCCTGGGCTTGCGTGGAGGCCAGACTGGCAACCCATGCACCCCGGAAGGAACAGCTCGCGCGTGTCATTCGGATTCGCGGCGTCCTGGAGGATGTCTCTCGGCGATTGGCCGTCCGTGTCCAGTACACCGCACGGGGATACCTGAGCCGCTATCAGCCGCAACCTGTTGCCCGCGTGGGATTGCGCTGGGAGCAGGACCCGGAGGCGACGGAAGTCGTCTCGCTGCACCCCTACGCGATTCATCCCGATGGGAGGCAGACGGCATTGCCGCTCGGGAGCCTTCAGGCGGGTGGAATCGCGGGGGATGACGCCCGGCGGCCCCTGGTTCTCCCCGAAGGCGCTGAGAGAATCCTGGAGAACGTCCGGCCCCTCCAGCACCGCCTCGCGGCGGACGTCCAACGGGAGATGGAGGACCCCACGGTCATCATTCCCGAGGGGGTGAATGCGGACGCCATCCTCGACCTCTCGCTCTACTCCGAACGCGTCCTCGGCTTCGAGGTCCAGCGAGGACGCGAGCCCGCTGTGGGCGTCGAAGGCTCGGGGCTCGAATGGATTGACCCAGGTGACAGGGAGCGCGGATTCTCGTTCACGTTGCGAGTTGCTTCGCCGGACGGTCGTGACGCCGTGCCCTTGCGGCTGGATTCGCGGGAGACCGCCGCGGAGCTCTACGCCGCGAACGAGGCTGCGCTGGCACGAGGTAGCACGGAGCCGCTCACCGTGGCGGGGGCTCGCATCGCACCGGGGGAGGACCTGCGGCGTCAGTTGACGACGGCGCTTCGTCTGTCGGAGCCTGAGCCTGGGACGGCTGCTCCCTCCGGTGGAGACTCTGCGTCTTCATCCAAGCCCAAGAAGTCCATTGAAGCCGTCAGGGTGCGTGAGCTGGCCGCATCGGCCACTGGCTCAGCGCAATCCGGCATCGATGACCCCGTGCCTTGGGAGTTGCTGCGTTCCGTGATGGTGACGGGCGTCGAGCTCAAGCTTCACCAGCGACAGGGAATTGAATGGCTGTGGCGCCGCGCGCGGGAAGCGACGCCTGGTGTCCTGCTGGCGGACGACATGGGCCTGGGCAAGACACTCCAGGTTGCCTGCTTCCTCACGCTGCGGCGCATGACGCTCCATGAACAGCTTCCTCCTGGAACGCGGCTGAAGCCTCAGCTCGTCGTGTGCCCGACCATCCTGCTGGAGAACTGGCGCCAGGAACTGGAGCGTTTCTTCGTCGAGTCCACCTGGGAGCCCTTCATTCTCCATGGTGCCGGTTTGGAGGCCGTCAAACGTGACGGAGAACTGAACGGCGCCTTCCTGTCGCGGCAGGACCTGGTGCTGACCAACTACGAGACGCTGGGGGCCTATCAACGCTCGTTGCTGAAGGTGGACTTTGACGTCGTCGTGTTCGACGAGGCGCACAACCTCAAGAACCCAGACACCCTGCGCTCGCGCGCCGCCCGCGCGTTGAAGCGCTCATTCGCGGTCGGCCTGACGGGCACGCCGGTGGAGAACGAGTTGCTCGACGTCTGGGCCATCTACGACGCGCTTCAGTGCCGGCAACCCCGTGTCTTCGGCACGCGTGCGGCGTTCCGAGAGGAACACCAGGGAGAGGAGGCCATCGAAACCCTGCGCCAACGCCTGGACTATCCCTCTCCGGGCTGCACCTTGCTGCGGCGAGAGAAGGCGGAGGCCCTCAAGGACCTGCCTCCCAAACGCCCGCAGTGCAGGAAGGTCGAGATGACGGAGGAGCAGGAGTCGCAGGAGCGGCTCATCGCGCGGCAGATGTCCTCGCGGGGCTCGTTCTGGGCGCTTTCCGCACTCCAGAAACTCTATCAGCATCCCGCGCTGCTCACGGATGCACGCGGGCTGTCGTCGGTCACCGCGCTCCGGGAGAGCCCGAAGACACGACTGTGCTTGGAGTTGCTGGAGGAGATTGAGAGCCAGGGCGGTGGCGCGGGGTCGGAGAAGGCCCTGGTCTTCGTTCTGTCCCGGGCGATGCAGGACCTGTTGGCGCAGCTCATCGCGGAGCGATTCCGTCTGGGGCGTGTCGACATCGTCAACGGAGAGCCAGACAGCCGGAAGGCGGCGCTTCAGAACATCGACGCCTTTTCGCGGGCCAAGGGATTCCAGGTCTTGATTCTGAGCCCACTAGCGGCGGGAGCCGGACTCAACATCGTCGCGGCGAATCACGTCATCCACTACGGGCGTTGGTGGAACCCCGCGAAGGAAGACCAAGCGACGGACCGCGCCCATCGCATCGGGCAGGTGCGTCCCGTGCATGTGTACTACCCGCTGCTCCACCGCCAGGGTCGTCCCGATATGGGCTTCGACCTGCGGCTTCATGAGCTGGTCGAGCGCAAGCGCGCCATCGCGCGTGACTTCCTGTCGCCCACGAACGACGACACTCAGCAGTACTCGGGTGTCTTCCAGAGGGCTCATGAAGAGGGGGAGGGCTGA